A genomic segment from Triticum dicoccoides isolate Atlit2015 ecotype Zavitan chromosome 1A, WEW_v2.0, whole genome shotgun sequence encodes:
- the LOC119349224 gene encoding probable protein kinase At2g41970 encodes MSCCGSAEEDTYGPPANQAAPPPNVNAPGNRGGPRGPGATRPGGPPKVLTIDVPAIPLDELNKMTNNFSDKALIGEGSIGRVYSCTLSDGRPAVIKKLDPSASQESDSEFSAQLAMVSKLKNEYFVELLGYCLEDGNRMLAYQFATMGSLHNILHGKKGVQGAEPGPVLNWAQRVKIAYGAARGIEYLHEKVQPSIVHRDIRSSNILIFDEFSSKIADFNLTNQGTESAARLHSTRVLGTFGYHAPEYAMTGQINQKSDVYSFGVILLELLTGRKPVDHTMPKGQQSLVTWATPRLSEDKVKQCVDPKLNSEYPPKAVAKLAAVAALCVQYESDFRPNMTIVVKAIQPLLNQKPAGPTTEAPRP; translated from the exons ATGTCTTGCTGCGGCAGCGCCGAGGAGGACACCTACGGCCCGCCGGCGAACCAAGCCGCTCCGCCGCCCAACGTCAACGCTCCCG GCAACAGAGGCGGGCCGAGGGGGCCCGGCGCCACGAGGCCCGGAGGGCCGCCCAAGGTGCTCACCATCGACGTGCCGGCGATACCGCTAGACGAGCTCAACAAGATGACCAACAATTTCAGCGACAAGGCCCTCATCGGCGAGGGTTCCATCGGCCGCGTCTACAGTTGTACCCTTAGCGATGGCCGCCCCGCCGTGATCAAGAAGCTCGACCCCAGCGCCTCGCAGGAGTCCGACTCAGAATTCTCTGCTCAG CTAGCAATGGTCTCCAAGCTTAAGAACGAGTACTTCGTGGAACTCCTGGGCTATTGCTTGGAGGATGGCAACCGCATGCTGGCCTATCAGTTTGCGACCATGGGTTCTTTGCATAATATCTTGCACG GCAAGAAAGGAGTGCAGGGCGCTGAACCCGGGCCGGTGCTCAACTGGGCTCAGCGCGTCAAGATAGCTTACGGAGCCGCGAGGGGAATAGAGTACCTACATGAGAAAGTCCAACCATCGATTGTTCATCGAGATATTCGGTCGAGTAACATCCTAATATTTGACGAATTCAGCTCCAAGATTGCCGACTTCAACCTGACAAACCAGGGTACGGAATCCGCTGCCCGGTTACACTCGACTCGTGTGCTAGGAACATTTGGATACCACGCACCAGA ATATGCTATGACAGGGCAAATCAACCAAAAGAGTGACGTCTACAGCTTCGGTGTGATCCTACTAGAACTACTGACAGGAAGAAAACCGGTCGATCACACCATGCCCAAAGGGCAGCAAAGTCTTGTTACTTGG GCTACTCCAAGGTTGAGcgaagataaagtaaagcaatgtgTTGATCCAAAGCTCAACAGTGAGTACCCACCAAAAGCCGTCGCCAAG CTAGCAGCAGTGGCAGCGCTGTGCGTTCAGTACGAATCCGACTTCAGACCGAACATGACAATCGTCGTGAAGGCAATACAACCCCTTCTCAACCAAAAACCGGCTGGACCCACCACCGAGGCACCGAGACCCTGA